A window of Solea solea chromosome 18, fSolSol10.1, whole genome shotgun sequence contains these coding sequences:
- the vps39 gene encoding vam6/Vps39-like protein isoform X4, with the protein MHDAYEPVPILEKLPLQIDCLAAWEDCLLVGTKPGHLLLYRIKKDAGTNRFEVTLEKSHKNFSKKIQQLYVVAQYKILVSLLENNIYVHDLLTFQQITLLSKAKGATLFACDLQKTDSGEERLRMCVAVKKKLQLYYWKDREFHELQGDFGAPDIPKSMAWCGNSICVGFKRDYYLIRMNLTKVDGRGSIKELFPTGKQLEPLVAPLADGKVAVGQDDLTVVLNEEGVCTQKCALNWTDIPIAMDHQSPYIIAVLPRYVEIRTFEPRLLVQSVELQRPRFITSAGQNIVYVASNHFVWRLVPVSIASQIRQLLQDKQFELALQLAKMKDDSDGDKKQQIHHIQNLYAFNLFCQKRFDDSMQVFAKLGTDPTHVIGLYPDLLPADYRKQLHYPNPLPTLSGAELEKAHLALIDYLTQKRSHLVKQLNDSDPSTTSPLMEGTPTIKSRKKLLQIIDTTLLKCYLHTNVALVSPLLRLENNHCHIDESECVLKKAHKYSELIILYEKKGLHRKALQVLLDQSTKANSPLKGHERTVEYLQRLGVENLGIIFEFSPWVLKICPEDGLKIFTEDLIEVETLPRDKVLNFLRQGFTELALPYLEHIIHVWEEKGPEFHNVLIQLYLERVQVLMKDYLNSLPEGVPAVAAGKEKGQLGEFRKKLLSFLDVSTSYEPSRLISDFPFDGLLEERALLLGRMGKHEQALIIYVHVLKDIHMAEEYCHRHYNSSLEGNKDVYLSLLRMYLSPPDVHCLGPIKMELSGPQANLQAALQVLELHHSKLNTTKAINLLPANTQIREIRVFLESVLEEKAQRKRCNQVLKSLLQAEFLRVQEERIFHQQVKCVITEEKTCRVCKKKIGNSAFARYPNGVVVHYFCCKDRTVCPTEQ; encoded by the exons ATGCATGACGCGTACGAACCAGTGCCTATTCTGGAAAAGCTTCCTCTTCAGATAGACTGTCTTGCAGCCTGGG agGACTGTCTTCTTGTTGGAACAAAACCAGGACATCTGCTCCTGTACCGGATAAAAAAAGATGCAG GTACCAACCGGTTTGAGGTGACACTGGAAAAATCCCACAAGAACTTCTCAAAAAAGATTCAACAG CTTTACGTCGTCGCTCAGTACAAAATCCTTGTCAGTCTTCTTG AGAACAACATCTACGTCCACGACCTCCTGACCTTCCAGCAGATCACTTTGCTGTCAAAAGCCAAAGGAGCCACACTCTTTGCATGTGACCTGCAG AAAACAGATTCAGGAGAGGAAAGGTTGAGAATGTGCGTCGCAGTGAAGAAGAAACTCCAGCTGTATTACTGGAAGGACAGGGAGTTCCATGAGCTGCAG GGCGACTTTGGTGCACCAGATATTCCAAAGTCCATGGCTTGGTGTGGAAACTCCATATGTGTTGGTTTTAAGAGAGACTATTACCTTATCCGG ATGAACTTAACTAAG GTTGACGGCCGTGGCTCCATTAAGGAGCTGTTCCCCACTGGGAAGCAGTTGGAGCCTCTGGTTGCACCACTGGCTGATGGGAAGGTGGCTGTCGGGCAGGATGACCTCACTGTGGTCTTGAATGAAGAGGGCGTTTGCACCCAGAAGTGTGCACTGAACTGGACAGACATCCCCATAGCCATGG ATCACCAGTCTCCGTACATCATCGCTGTTCTTCCTCGGTACGTGGAGATCCGGACCTTTGAGCCGAGACTGCTGGTGCAGAGTGTGGAGCTGCAGAGACCTCGCTTCATCACCTCAGCAGG GCAAAACATTGTGTATGTTGCCAGCAACCACTTTGTTTGGCGCCTGGTGCCTGTGTCAATCGCTAGCCAAATCCGGCAGCTTCTTCAGGACAAACAGTTTGAGCTGGCTCTTCAGCTGGCG AAGATGAAAGATGATTCAGATGGTGATAAGAAGCAgcagatccatcacatccaGAATCTCTACGCCTTCAATCTGTTTTGCCAGAAGAGATTTGATGACTCCATGCAAGTGTTTGCCAAACTCGGCACAG ATCCCACCCATGTGATTGGACTGTACCCGGACCTGCTCCCAGCAGACTACCGCAAACAGCTGCACTATCCCAACCCACTGCCTACACTGTCAGGTGCAGAGCTGGAGAAGGCTCATCTCGCTCTCATCGATTACCTCACCCAG AAACGTAGCCACCTGGTGAAACAGCTGAATGACTCTGACCCATCCACAACGTCTCCACTCATGGAGGGCACACCAACTATAAAAAGCCGCAAAAAACTCCTGCAGATCATTGATACCACACTGCTGAAATGTTACCTGCAT ACCAATGTGGCCCTGGTGTCACCACTCCTACGTCTGGAGAACAACCACTGCCACATTGACGAGAGTGAGTGCGTGCTGAAGAAGGCTCATAAGTACAGCGAGCTCATTATTCTTTATGAGAAGAAGGGCCTGCACCGGAAAG CTCTGCAGGTTCTGCTGGACCAGTCCACCAAGGCCAACTCTCCTCTGAAGGGCCACGAACGAACAGTGGAGTACCTTCAAAGACTGG GTGTGGAGAACCTGGGCATTATCTTTGAGTTTTCACCCTGGGTGTTGAAGATCTGTCCTGAGGATGGCCTGAAG ATTTTCACTGAGGACCTGATAGAGGTGGAGACATTGCCCCGGGACAAGGTGCTGAACTTCCTGAGGCAGGGGTTTACGGAGCTCGCCCTCCCATACCTGGAGCACATCATCCACGTGTGGGAAGAGAAGGGGCCGGAATTTCACAACGTTCTGATCCAGCTCTATCTGGAGAGGGTTCAAGTCCTCATGAAAGATTACCTGAATTCGCTGCCAGAAG GGGTTCCAGCTGTTGCTGCAGGAAAAGAGAAAGGCCAACTGGGAGAGTTTAGAAAGAAGCTGCTGTCCTTCTTGGATGTTTCGACCAGCTACGAACCATCCAGACTTATCAGTGACTTTCCCTTCGATG GCCTGTTGGAGGAGCGAGCTCTGCTTCTGGGTCGGATGGGTAAACACGAGCAGGCGCTCATCATCTACGTGCACGTCCTGAAAGACATTCACATGGCTGAAGA ATACTGTCACCGGCACTACAACAGTTCACTTGAAGGAAATAAAGAT GTTTATCTGTCTCTGCTGCGAATGTACCTGTCACCTCCTGATGTCCACTGTCTGGGGCCTATTAAGATGGAGCTGTCTGGGCCTCAAGCCAACCTCCAGGCAGCTCTGCAGGTCCTGGAGCTGCACCACAGCAAGCTGAACACCACCAAG GCCATTAATCTGCTCCCAGCAAACACTCAGATCCGAGAGATCCGGGTTTTCCTGGAGAGCGTCCTGGAGGAGAAGGCTCAGAGGAAACGCTGTAACCAGGTGCTGAA
- the vps39 gene encoding vam6/Vps39-like protein isoform X1 → MHDAYEPVPILEKLPLQIDCLAAWEDCLLVGTKPGHLLLYRIKKDAGTNRFEVTLEKSHKNFSKKIQQLYVVAQYKILVSLLENNIYVHDLLTFQQITLLSKAKGATLFACDLQKTDSGEERLRMCVAVKKKLQLYYWKDREFHELQGDFGAPDIPKSMAWCGNSICVGFKRDYYLIRMNLTKVDGRGSIKELFPTGKQLEPLVAPLADGKVAVGQDDLTVVLNEEGVCTQKCALNWTDIPIAMDHQSPYIIAVLPRYVEIRTFEPRLLVQSVELQRPRFITSAGQNIVYVASNHFVWRLVPVSIASQIRQLLQDKQFELALQLAKMKDDSDGDKKQQIHHIQNLYAFNLFCQKRFDDSMQVFAKLGTDPTHVIGLYPDLLPADYRKQLHYPNPLPTLSGAELEKAHLALIDYLTQKRSHLVKQLNDSDPSTTSPLMEGTPTIKSRKKLLQIIDTTLLKCYLHTNVALVSPLLRLENNHCHIDESECVLKKAHKYSELIILYEKKGLHRKALQVLLDQSTKANSPLKGHERTVEYLQRLGVENLGIIFEFSPWVLKICPEDGLKIFTEDLIEVETLPRDKVLNFLRQGFTELALPYLEHIIHVWEEKGPEFHNVLIQLYLERVQVLMKDYLNSLPEGVPAVAAGKEKGQLGEFRKKLLSFLDVSTSYEPSRLISDFPFDGLLEERALLLGRMGKHEQALIIYVHVLKDIHMAEEYCHRHYNSSLEGNKDVYLSLLRMYLSPPDVHCLGPIKMELSGPQANLQAALQVLELHHSKLNTTKAINLLPANTQIREIRVFLESVLEEKAQRKRCNQVLKSLLQAEFLRVQEERIFHQQVKCVITEEKTCRVCKKKIGNSVLRRTDDLSTVPRLCHLGSRDPHVEYKATDNKTEAPKNNLTVAFFC, encoded by the exons ATGCATGACGCGTACGAACCAGTGCCTATTCTGGAAAAGCTTCCTCTTCAGATAGACTGTCTTGCAGCCTGGG agGACTGTCTTCTTGTTGGAACAAAACCAGGACATCTGCTCCTGTACCGGATAAAAAAAGATGCAG GTACCAACCGGTTTGAGGTGACACTGGAAAAATCCCACAAGAACTTCTCAAAAAAGATTCAACAG CTTTACGTCGTCGCTCAGTACAAAATCCTTGTCAGTCTTCTTG AGAACAACATCTACGTCCACGACCTCCTGACCTTCCAGCAGATCACTTTGCTGTCAAAAGCCAAAGGAGCCACACTCTTTGCATGTGACCTGCAG AAAACAGATTCAGGAGAGGAAAGGTTGAGAATGTGCGTCGCAGTGAAGAAGAAACTCCAGCTGTATTACTGGAAGGACAGGGAGTTCCATGAGCTGCAG GGCGACTTTGGTGCACCAGATATTCCAAAGTCCATGGCTTGGTGTGGAAACTCCATATGTGTTGGTTTTAAGAGAGACTATTACCTTATCCGG ATGAACTTAACTAAG GTTGACGGCCGTGGCTCCATTAAGGAGCTGTTCCCCACTGGGAAGCAGTTGGAGCCTCTGGTTGCACCACTGGCTGATGGGAAGGTGGCTGTCGGGCAGGATGACCTCACTGTGGTCTTGAATGAAGAGGGCGTTTGCACCCAGAAGTGTGCACTGAACTGGACAGACATCCCCATAGCCATGG ATCACCAGTCTCCGTACATCATCGCTGTTCTTCCTCGGTACGTGGAGATCCGGACCTTTGAGCCGAGACTGCTGGTGCAGAGTGTGGAGCTGCAGAGACCTCGCTTCATCACCTCAGCAGG GCAAAACATTGTGTATGTTGCCAGCAACCACTTTGTTTGGCGCCTGGTGCCTGTGTCAATCGCTAGCCAAATCCGGCAGCTTCTTCAGGACAAACAGTTTGAGCTGGCTCTTCAGCTGGCG AAGATGAAAGATGATTCAGATGGTGATAAGAAGCAgcagatccatcacatccaGAATCTCTACGCCTTCAATCTGTTTTGCCAGAAGAGATTTGATGACTCCATGCAAGTGTTTGCCAAACTCGGCACAG ATCCCACCCATGTGATTGGACTGTACCCGGACCTGCTCCCAGCAGACTACCGCAAACAGCTGCACTATCCCAACCCACTGCCTACACTGTCAGGTGCAGAGCTGGAGAAGGCTCATCTCGCTCTCATCGATTACCTCACCCAG AAACGTAGCCACCTGGTGAAACAGCTGAATGACTCTGACCCATCCACAACGTCTCCACTCATGGAGGGCACACCAACTATAAAAAGCCGCAAAAAACTCCTGCAGATCATTGATACCACACTGCTGAAATGTTACCTGCAT ACCAATGTGGCCCTGGTGTCACCACTCCTACGTCTGGAGAACAACCACTGCCACATTGACGAGAGTGAGTGCGTGCTGAAGAAGGCTCATAAGTACAGCGAGCTCATTATTCTTTATGAGAAGAAGGGCCTGCACCGGAAAG CTCTGCAGGTTCTGCTGGACCAGTCCACCAAGGCCAACTCTCCTCTGAAGGGCCACGAACGAACAGTGGAGTACCTTCAAAGACTGG GTGTGGAGAACCTGGGCATTATCTTTGAGTTTTCACCCTGGGTGTTGAAGATCTGTCCTGAGGATGGCCTGAAG ATTTTCACTGAGGACCTGATAGAGGTGGAGACATTGCCCCGGGACAAGGTGCTGAACTTCCTGAGGCAGGGGTTTACGGAGCTCGCCCTCCCATACCTGGAGCACATCATCCACGTGTGGGAAGAGAAGGGGCCGGAATTTCACAACGTTCTGATCCAGCTCTATCTGGAGAGGGTTCAAGTCCTCATGAAAGATTACCTGAATTCGCTGCCAGAAG GGGTTCCAGCTGTTGCTGCAGGAAAAGAGAAAGGCCAACTGGGAGAGTTTAGAAAGAAGCTGCTGTCCTTCTTGGATGTTTCGACCAGCTACGAACCATCCAGACTTATCAGTGACTTTCCCTTCGATG GCCTGTTGGAGGAGCGAGCTCTGCTTCTGGGTCGGATGGGTAAACACGAGCAGGCGCTCATCATCTACGTGCACGTCCTGAAAGACATTCACATGGCTGAAGA ATACTGTCACCGGCACTACAACAGTTCACTTGAAGGAAATAAAGAT GTTTATCTGTCTCTGCTGCGAATGTACCTGTCACCTCCTGATGTCCACTGTCTGGGGCCTATTAAGATGGAGCTGTCTGGGCCTCAAGCCAACCTCCAGGCAGCTCTGCAGGTCCTGGAGCTGCACCACAGCAAGCTGAACACCACCAAG GCCATTAATCTGCTCCCAGCAAACACTCAGATCCGAGAGATCCGGGTTTTCCTGGAGAGCGTCCTGGAGGAGAAGGCTCAGAGGAAACGCTGTAACCAGGTGCTGAA
- the vps39 gene encoding vam6/Vps39-like protein isoform X3, producing the protein MHDAYEPVPILEKLPLQIDCLAAWEDCLLVGTKPGHLLLYRIKKDAGTNRFEVTLEKSHKNFSKKIQQLYVVAQYKILVSLLENNIYVHDLLTFQQITLLSKAKGATLFACDLQKTDSGEERLRMCVAVKKKLQLYYWKDREFHELQGDFGAPDIPKSMAWCGNSICVGFKRDYYLIRVDGRGSIKELFPTGKQLEPLVAPLADGKVAVGQDDLTVVLNEEGVCTQKCALNWTDIPIAMDHQSPYIIAVLPRYVEIRTFEPRLLVQSVELQRPRFITSAGQNIVYVASNHFVWRLVPVSIASQIRQLLQDKQFELALQLAKMKDDSDGDKKQQIHHIQNLYAFNLFCQKRFDDSMQVFAKLGTDPTHVIGLYPDLLPADYRKQLHYPNPLPTLSGAELEKAHLALIDYLTQKRSHLVKQLNDSDPSTTSPLMEGTPTIKSRKKLLQIIDTTLLKCYLHTNVALVSPLLRLENNHCHIDESECVLKKAHKYSELIILYEKKGLHRKALQVLLDQSTKANSPLKGHERTVEYLQRLGVENLGIIFEFSPWVLKICPEDGLKIFTEDLIEVETLPRDKVLNFLRQGFTELALPYLEHIIHVWEEKGPEFHNVLIQLYLERVQVLMKDYLNSLPEGVPAVAAGKEKGQLGEFRKKLLSFLDVSTSYEPSRLISDFPFDGLLEERALLLGRMGKHEQALIIYVHVLKDIHMAEEYCHRHYNSSLEGNKDVYLSLLRMYLSPPDVHCLGPIKMELSGPQANLQAALQVLELHHSKLNTTKAINLLPANTQIREIRVFLESVLEEKAQRKRCNQVLKSLLQAEFLRVQEERIFHQQVKCVITEEKTCRVCKKKIGNSVLRRTDDLSTVPRLCHLGSRDPHVEYKATDNKTEAPKNNLTVAFFC; encoded by the exons ATGCATGACGCGTACGAACCAGTGCCTATTCTGGAAAAGCTTCCTCTTCAGATAGACTGTCTTGCAGCCTGGG agGACTGTCTTCTTGTTGGAACAAAACCAGGACATCTGCTCCTGTACCGGATAAAAAAAGATGCAG GTACCAACCGGTTTGAGGTGACACTGGAAAAATCCCACAAGAACTTCTCAAAAAAGATTCAACAG CTTTACGTCGTCGCTCAGTACAAAATCCTTGTCAGTCTTCTTG AGAACAACATCTACGTCCACGACCTCCTGACCTTCCAGCAGATCACTTTGCTGTCAAAAGCCAAAGGAGCCACACTCTTTGCATGTGACCTGCAG AAAACAGATTCAGGAGAGGAAAGGTTGAGAATGTGCGTCGCAGTGAAGAAGAAACTCCAGCTGTATTACTGGAAGGACAGGGAGTTCCATGAGCTGCAG GGCGACTTTGGTGCACCAGATATTCCAAAGTCCATGGCTTGGTGTGGAAACTCCATATGTGTTGGTTTTAAGAGAGACTATTACCTTATCCGG GTTGACGGCCGTGGCTCCATTAAGGAGCTGTTCCCCACTGGGAAGCAGTTGGAGCCTCTGGTTGCACCACTGGCTGATGGGAAGGTGGCTGTCGGGCAGGATGACCTCACTGTGGTCTTGAATGAAGAGGGCGTTTGCACCCAGAAGTGTGCACTGAACTGGACAGACATCCCCATAGCCATGG ATCACCAGTCTCCGTACATCATCGCTGTTCTTCCTCGGTACGTGGAGATCCGGACCTTTGAGCCGAGACTGCTGGTGCAGAGTGTGGAGCTGCAGAGACCTCGCTTCATCACCTCAGCAGG GCAAAACATTGTGTATGTTGCCAGCAACCACTTTGTTTGGCGCCTGGTGCCTGTGTCAATCGCTAGCCAAATCCGGCAGCTTCTTCAGGACAAACAGTTTGAGCTGGCTCTTCAGCTGGCG AAGATGAAAGATGATTCAGATGGTGATAAGAAGCAgcagatccatcacatccaGAATCTCTACGCCTTCAATCTGTTTTGCCAGAAGAGATTTGATGACTCCATGCAAGTGTTTGCCAAACTCGGCACAG ATCCCACCCATGTGATTGGACTGTACCCGGACCTGCTCCCAGCAGACTACCGCAAACAGCTGCACTATCCCAACCCACTGCCTACACTGTCAGGTGCAGAGCTGGAGAAGGCTCATCTCGCTCTCATCGATTACCTCACCCAG AAACGTAGCCACCTGGTGAAACAGCTGAATGACTCTGACCCATCCACAACGTCTCCACTCATGGAGGGCACACCAACTATAAAAAGCCGCAAAAAACTCCTGCAGATCATTGATACCACACTGCTGAAATGTTACCTGCAT ACCAATGTGGCCCTGGTGTCACCACTCCTACGTCTGGAGAACAACCACTGCCACATTGACGAGAGTGAGTGCGTGCTGAAGAAGGCTCATAAGTACAGCGAGCTCATTATTCTTTATGAGAAGAAGGGCCTGCACCGGAAAG CTCTGCAGGTTCTGCTGGACCAGTCCACCAAGGCCAACTCTCCTCTGAAGGGCCACGAACGAACAGTGGAGTACCTTCAAAGACTGG GTGTGGAGAACCTGGGCATTATCTTTGAGTTTTCACCCTGGGTGTTGAAGATCTGTCCTGAGGATGGCCTGAAG ATTTTCACTGAGGACCTGATAGAGGTGGAGACATTGCCCCGGGACAAGGTGCTGAACTTCCTGAGGCAGGGGTTTACGGAGCTCGCCCTCCCATACCTGGAGCACATCATCCACGTGTGGGAAGAGAAGGGGCCGGAATTTCACAACGTTCTGATCCAGCTCTATCTGGAGAGGGTTCAAGTCCTCATGAAAGATTACCTGAATTCGCTGCCAGAAG GGGTTCCAGCTGTTGCTGCAGGAAAAGAGAAAGGCCAACTGGGAGAGTTTAGAAAGAAGCTGCTGTCCTTCTTGGATGTTTCGACCAGCTACGAACCATCCAGACTTATCAGTGACTTTCCCTTCGATG GCCTGTTGGAGGAGCGAGCTCTGCTTCTGGGTCGGATGGGTAAACACGAGCAGGCGCTCATCATCTACGTGCACGTCCTGAAAGACATTCACATGGCTGAAGA ATACTGTCACCGGCACTACAACAGTTCACTTGAAGGAAATAAAGAT GTTTATCTGTCTCTGCTGCGAATGTACCTGTCACCTCCTGATGTCCACTGTCTGGGGCCTATTAAGATGGAGCTGTCTGGGCCTCAAGCCAACCTCCAGGCAGCTCTGCAGGTCCTGGAGCTGCACCACAGCAAGCTGAACACCACCAAG GCCATTAATCTGCTCCCAGCAAACACTCAGATCCGAGAGATCCGGGTTTTCCTGGAGAGCGTCCTGGAGGAGAAGGCTCAGAGGAAACGCTGTAACCAGGTGCTGAA
- the vps39 gene encoding vam6/Vps39-like protein isoform X2, which translates to MHDAYEPVPILEKLPLQIDCLAAWEDCLLVGTKPGHLLLYRIKKDAGTNRFEVTLEKSHKNFSKKIQQLYVVAQYKILVSLLENNIYVHDLLTFQQITLLSKAKGATLFACDLQKTDSGEERLRMCVAVKKKLQLYYWKDREFHELQGDFGAPDIPKSMAWCGNSICVGFKRDYYLIRMNLTKVDGRGSIKELFPTGKQLEPLVAPLADGKVAVGQDDLTVVLNEEGVCTQKCALNWTDIPIAMDHQSPYIIAVLPRYVEIRTFEPRLLVQSVELQRPRFITSAGQNIVYVASNHFVWRLVPVSIASQIRQLLQDKQFELALQLAMKDDSDGDKKQQIHHIQNLYAFNLFCQKRFDDSMQVFAKLGTDPTHVIGLYPDLLPADYRKQLHYPNPLPTLSGAELEKAHLALIDYLTQKRSHLVKQLNDSDPSTTSPLMEGTPTIKSRKKLLQIIDTTLLKCYLHTNVALVSPLLRLENNHCHIDESECVLKKAHKYSELIILYEKKGLHRKALQVLLDQSTKANSPLKGHERTVEYLQRLGVENLGIIFEFSPWVLKICPEDGLKIFTEDLIEVETLPRDKVLNFLRQGFTELALPYLEHIIHVWEEKGPEFHNVLIQLYLERVQVLMKDYLNSLPEGVPAVAAGKEKGQLGEFRKKLLSFLDVSTSYEPSRLISDFPFDGLLEERALLLGRMGKHEQALIIYVHVLKDIHMAEEYCHRHYNSSLEGNKDVYLSLLRMYLSPPDVHCLGPIKMELSGPQANLQAALQVLELHHSKLNTTKAINLLPANTQIREIRVFLESVLEEKAQRKRCNQVLKSLLQAEFLRVQEERIFHQQVKCVITEEKTCRVCKKKIGNSVLRRTDDLSTVPRLCHLGSRDPHVEYKATDNKTEAPKNNLTVAFFC; encoded by the exons ATGCATGACGCGTACGAACCAGTGCCTATTCTGGAAAAGCTTCCTCTTCAGATAGACTGTCTTGCAGCCTGGG agGACTGTCTTCTTGTTGGAACAAAACCAGGACATCTGCTCCTGTACCGGATAAAAAAAGATGCAG GTACCAACCGGTTTGAGGTGACACTGGAAAAATCCCACAAGAACTTCTCAAAAAAGATTCAACAG CTTTACGTCGTCGCTCAGTACAAAATCCTTGTCAGTCTTCTTG AGAACAACATCTACGTCCACGACCTCCTGACCTTCCAGCAGATCACTTTGCTGTCAAAAGCCAAAGGAGCCACACTCTTTGCATGTGACCTGCAG AAAACAGATTCAGGAGAGGAAAGGTTGAGAATGTGCGTCGCAGTGAAGAAGAAACTCCAGCTGTATTACTGGAAGGACAGGGAGTTCCATGAGCTGCAG GGCGACTTTGGTGCACCAGATATTCCAAAGTCCATGGCTTGGTGTGGAAACTCCATATGTGTTGGTTTTAAGAGAGACTATTACCTTATCCGG ATGAACTTAACTAAG GTTGACGGCCGTGGCTCCATTAAGGAGCTGTTCCCCACTGGGAAGCAGTTGGAGCCTCTGGTTGCACCACTGGCTGATGGGAAGGTGGCTGTCGGGCAGGATGACCTCACTGTGGTCTTGAATGAAGAGGGCGTTTGCACCCAGAAGTGTGCACTGAACTGGACAGACATCCCCATAGCCATGG ATCACCAGTCTCCGTACATCATCGCTGTTCTTCCTCGGTACGTGGAGATCCGGACCTTTGAGCCGAGACTGCTGGTGCAGAGTGTGGAGCTGCAGAGACCTCGCTTCATCACCTCAGCAGG GCAAAACATTGTGTATGTTGCCAGCAACCACTTTGTTTGGCGCCTGGTGCCTGTGTCAATCGCTAGCCAAATCCGGCAGCTTCTTCAGGACAAACAGTTTGAGCTGGCTCTTCAGCTGGCG ATGAAAGATGATTCAGATGGTGATAAGAAGCAgcagatccatcacatccaGAATCTCTACGCCTTCAATCTGTTTTGCCAGAAGAGATTTGATGACTCCATGCAAGTGTTTGCCAAACTCGGCACAG ATCCCACCCATGTGATTGGACTGTACCCGGACCTGCTCCCAGCAGACTACCGCAAACAGCTGCACTATCCCAACCCACTGCCTACACTGTCAGGTGCAGAGCTGGAGAAGGCTCATCTCGCTCTCATCGATTACCTCACCCAG AAACGTAGCCACCTGGTGAAACAGCTGAATGACTCTGACCCATCCACAACGTCTCCACTCATGGAGGGCACACCAACTATAAAAAGCCGCAAAAAACTCCTGCAGATCATTGATACCACACTGCTGAAATGTTACCTGCAT ACCAATGTGGCCCTGGTGTCACCACTCCTACGTCTGGAGAACAACCACTGCCACATTGACGAGAGTGAGTGCGTGCTGAAGAAGGCTCATAAGTACAGCGAGCTCATTATTCTTTATGAGAAGAAGGGCCTGCACCGGAAAG CTCTGCAGGTTCTGCTGGACCAGTCCACCAAGGCCAACTCTCCTCTGAAGGGCCACGAACGAACAGTGGAGTACCTTCAAAGACTGG GTGTGGAGAACCTGGGCATTATCTTTGAGTTTTCACCCTGGGTGTTGAAGATCTGTCCTGAGGATGGCCTGAAG ATTTTCACTGAGGACCTGATAGAGGTGGAGACATTGCCCCGGGACAAGGTGCTGAACTTCCTGAGGCAGGGGTTTACGGAGCTCGCCCTCCCATACCTGGAGCACATCATCCACGTGTGGGAAGAGAAGGGGCCGGAATTTCACAACGTTCTGATCCAGCTCTATCTGGAGAGGGTTCAAGTCCTCATGAAAGATTACCTGAATTCGCTGCCAGAAG GGGTTCCAGCTGTTGCTGCAGGAAAAGAGAAAGGCCAACTGGGAGAGTTTAGAAAGAAGCTGCTGTCCTTCTTGGATGTTTCGACCAGCTACGAACCATCCAGACTTATCAGTGACTTTCCCTTCGATG GCCTGTTGGAGGAGCGAGCTCTGCTTCTGGGTCGGATGGGTAAACACGAGCAGGCGCTCATCATCTACGTGCACGTCCTGAAAGACATTCACATGGCTGAAGA ATACTGTCACCGGCACTACAACAGTTCACTTGAAGGAAATAAAGAT GTTTATCTGTCTCTGCTGCGAATGTACCTGTCACCTCCTGATGTCCACTGTCTGGGGCCTATTAAGATGGAGCTGTCTGGGCCTCAAGCCAACCTCCAGGCAGCTCTGCAGGTCCTGGAGCTGCACCACAGCAAGCTGAACACCACCAAG GCCATTAATCTGCTCCCAGCAAACACTCAGATCCGAGAGATCCGGGTTTTCCTGGAGAGCGTCCTGGAGGAGAAGGCTCAGAGGAAACGCTGTAACCAGGTGCTGAA